From the Roseiconus lacunae genome, one window contains:
- a CDS encoding nitrilase family protein: MNPIKAAAVQFNHRPGDKDYNLGRVRHFVQEARQQNVHLITFPEMCLTGYWHVRNLSEGECRVLAEPIEGGTSTTALKKMAVEFDMTIGAGLIELADDGRMFNSYVVAMPDGEVAVHRKLHCFISEHLSSGTEFTVFDIPQGARVGVLICYDNNIVENARINALMGAEILLSPHQTGGCDSPSPHCMGVIDTELWENRHADPDAIEAEFQGPKGRQWLHRWLPARAHDNGLFLLFSNGVGIDDDEVRTGNAMILGPYGETLAETWKADDMMVVADLDPTLQPTSTGRRWLKSRRPDLYRPLTIATGHEEDTRTIRFRKEN, from the coding sequence ATGAATCCGATCAAAGCGGCCGCCGTTCAGTTCAATCATCGTCCCGGCGACAAAGACTACAACCTCGGACGCGTTCGGCACTTCGTTCAAGAAGCTCGTCAACAAAATGTTCATTTGATTACATTTCCAGAGATGTGTCTGACCGGATATTGGCATGTTCGCAACCTGTCCGAAGGGGAATGCCGAGTGCTTGCCGAACCGATCGAAGGGGGCACATCGACGACGGCACTGAAGAAAATGGCCGTTGAATTTGACATGACGATCGGGGCCGGCTTGATCGAACTCGCCGACGACGGTCGGATGTTCAATAGTTATGTCGTTGCGATGCCCGACGGTGAAGTCGCCGTACATCGAAAACTGCACTGCTTCATCAGCGAGCATTTATCATCGGGAACCGAATTCACAGTTTTCGATATTCCTCAAGGTGCTCGCGTCGGCGTGCTGATCTGCTACGACAATAACATCGTTGAAAATGCTCGGATCAATGCACTGATGGGCGCGGAGATTTTGCTCTCCCCGCATCAAACCGGCGGATGCGACTCGCCCAGCCCACACTGTATGGGAGTCATCGATACAGAATTGTGGGAGAACCGGCACGCCGATCCCGATGCGATCGAGGCTGAATTTCAAGGCCCCAAGGGCCGCCAGTGGTTGCACCGCTGGTTGCCGGCACGGGCTCATGACAATGGGTTGTTTCTCTTGTTCAGTAACGGCGTCGGAATCGATGATGATGAGGTCCGCACCGGCAATGCGATGATTCTCGGCCCATACGGCGAAACGTTGGCTGAAACATGGAAAGCCGACGACATGATGGTCGTTGCCGATCTGGATCCCACGCTTCAACCGACCAGCACTGGTCGTCGTTGGCTCAAGTCAAGACGACCAGACTTATATCGCCCATTGACCATCGCAACGGGGCACGAAGAAGACACACGCACCATTCGCTTCCGCAAAGAAAACTGA
- the flgG gene encoding flagellar basal-body rod protein FlgG, which produces MLKAFYSSATGMRAQEVMIDNTANNLANVNTTGFKRKHVNFADLIYDTNSPPGAAGANGIIKPIGLQIGSGVRTVGTTTLFSQGTPTETGIDTHMAIEGEGFFKVTQGANIAYTRDGSFVRDDQGQIVTADGYILDPAITIPPEATNLSISAGGVVSYQVNGIATTGPTIQLARFPNPAGLQNLGSNLYAETPASGAEVLGIPGENGNGLVRQNYIEGSNVEVVSELVSLITAQRAYEINSRAIRAGDEMLSSASDLVR; this is translated from the coding sequence ATGCTAAAAGCTTTCTACTCCAGCGCGACAGGAATGCGTGCCCAAGAGGTGATGATTGACAACACGGCCAACAACTTGGCGAACGTCAACACCACCGGGTTCAAAAGAAAACACGTTAACTTTGCAGACTTGATCTACGATACGAACAGCCCTCCCGGCGCGGCCGGGGCCAATGGGATCATCAAACCGATCGGATTGCAAATCGGTAGCGGCGTTCGTACCGTCGGAACGACGACCCTGTTTTCTCAGGGAACGCCGACAGAAACCGGTATCGATACCCATATGGCGATCGAAGGAGAAGGTTTCTTCAAAGTCACGCAAGGCGCCAACATTGCCTACACCCGCGATGGGTCGTTCGTCCGCGATGACCAAGGGCAGATCGTCACCGCCGACGGCTATATCTTGGATCCCGCGATCACGATTCCTCCGGAAGCGACGAACCTTTCGATCTCTGCCGGCGGTGTGGTCAGCTATCAGGTCAACGGCATCGCCACGACCGGTCCCACCATTCAACTCGCGCGTTTCCCCAACCCCGCCGGTCTACAAAACCTAGGCAGCAACCTTTACGCAGAAACTCCCGCAAGCGGCGCCGAAGTCTTAGGGATTCCTGGTGAAAACGGAAATGGCTTGGTTCGCCAAAATTACATCGAAGGATCGAACGTTGAAGTCGTCTCCGAACTTGTGTCGTTGATCACCGCCCAACGCGCTTACGAAATTAATTCACGGGCGATCCGCGCCGGCGATGAGATGCTTTCCTCGGCTAGCGACCTCGTCCGATAA
- the flgN gene encoding flagellar export chaperone FlgN, which yields MRLQTDQYDEMLEGHLALEERLAETLEELNQAMTTMLNKQGVRGPTPEVLDQVTPLIDRLRERSEQSRQSRERLLEQLPESEDSAKPQSQGLRQLIRQASDHQVESLDQRRIAVRDRIEQARHTLTANQAVIFYSMDFHRRYLMGVLQCTDDRQGYQADGQSTKLPAEKIFGRNC from the coding sequence ATGAGACTGCAAACCGATCAATACGATGAAATGCTCGAAGGACACCTCGCGCTCGAAGAACGCTTGGCCGAAACGCTCGAAGAGTTAAATCAGGCGATGACCACCATGCTGAACAAGCAAGGTGTCAGGGGGCCGACCCCGGAAGTCCTTGATCAGGTCACGCCGTTAATCGATCGGCTACGTGAGCGTTCTGAACAGAGCCGGCAATCACGTGAGAGATTGCTCGAACAACTTCCCGAATCAGAAGACTCTGCCAAACCACAGTCTCAAGGTCTACGCCAATTGATCCGCCAAGCGTCGGACCATCAGGTCGAATCGTTGGATCAACGGCGGATTGCGGTACGAGACCGAATTGAGCAAGCACGGCATACGCTGACAGCGAATCAAGCCGTCATCTTCTATTCGATGGATTTCCATCGACGATACTTGATGGGCGTCTTGCAGTGCACCGACGACCGCCAAGGTTACCAAGCAGACGGGCAATCGACGAAATTGCCGGCCGAGAAAATCTTCGGAAGGAATTGCTAA
- a CDS encoding flagellar hook-basal body protein: MINGLYSGAAAMQTLAQHQELISNNLMHVNSSGHRRVQPAVRQRFNENTPESSYDLGPQVEQVTTDFRPGRLVDTNRPLDVAISGDGFFAFQNGDQEILTRNGRLFRDANSGELVNEDGYPIIGENGAIVIDPEIPEQSIGIASDGTVSANGDEIGKIQAVSFENNESLVPLGAIAFTRGAETVESETPAKIIQNKHELSNVQPVFELIALIVNTRQHEAVQKATSSLADSLQEYIRS, encoded by the coding sequence ATGATCAACGGTCTCTACAGCGGTGCCGCAGCGATGCAAACGCTGGCTCAGCACCAAGAGCTGATCAGCAATAACCTAATGCACGTCAACAGTAGCGGGCATCGCCGTGTTCAACCGGCAGTGCGTCAGCGATTCAACGAGAACACTCCCGAATCATCCTACGACCTTGGTCCCCAGGTCGAGCAGGTGACGACAGACTTTCGCCCCGGCCGCTTGGTCGATACGAACCGGCCCCTCGATGTCGCGATTTCCGGTGACGGGTTCTTCGCCTTTCAAAATGGCGATCAAGAGATTCTCACCCGCAACGGGCGTCTTTTTCGTGACGCCAATAGCGGTGAACTCGTTAACGAAGACGGCTATCCGATCATCGGCGAAAACGGGGCAATCGTGATCGATCCCGAGATCCCTGAACAGAGTATCGGAATCGCAAGCGACGGCACCGTTTCGGCGAACGGAGACGAGATCGGGAAGATCCAAGCCGTGTCTTTTGAAAACAACGAGTCACTCGTTCCGCTAGGTGCGATCGCGTTTACCCGAGGTGCGGAGACAGTCGAGAGCGAAACGCCTGCCAAGATCATCCAGAACAAGCACGAGCTTTCCAACGTGCAGCCGGTCTTTGAATTGATCGCATTGATCGTCAACACGAGACAACACGAGGCGGTCCAAAAGGCGACCAGTTCGCTCGCCGATTCGCTTCAAGAATACATTCGCTCCTAG
- the flgA gene encoding flagellar basal body P-ring formation chaperone FlgA, whose amino-acid sequence MNAVQTCRLKAKLTGAISLPWVYLLGLIAMGFALSAPAAAEQVVVRINSAQSAITENPVRVGDVASVEGGTATDRRLISRLDLDSVEDGKPCLVSQRQINTRLLLAGFSRSEFQILGPTVTSVVSTSPDAQSHQLAAILEAQLGRQFGIDPKRIDIRLDNTTQVESFLNQFMLSAETIGLSPKNELPIGRTRLQLECIAKGSTQTRVPHQVWLDATVGLSMRVAVASTPITRGAAISPGMVQMVDRTVTTRADYVDAETVTGKTTSRYIAQGTILLASHLIATRRGQDQPIVKRNDLIDVVIRAGTGEIRLKNARAMEPGRAGETIEVLNPKSGKRFNAEVVSENVATVAPTWQRRLVR is encoded by the coding sequence ATGAATGCAGTGCAAACCTGTCGATTGAAAGCGAAGCTTACCGGCGCTATCAGCCTCCCTTGGGTCTACCTTCTCGGTCTGATCGCGATGGGCTTCGCTCTCTCAGCGCCAGCGGCGGCGGAACAAGTCGTCGTCCGCATCAATTCAGCACAATCGGCGATCACCGAGAACCCCGTTCGCGTGGGTGATGTCGCGAGCGTGGAGGGCGGAACGGCGACCGACCGACGGCTGATCTCGCGACTCGATTTAGATTCGGTCGAGGATGGTAAGCCCTGCCTCGTCTCTCAACGACAGATTAATACCCGTTTGTTACTCGCTGGTTTTTCGCGTTCCGAATTCCAAATCCTCGGCCCAACCGTAACGTCCGTCGTTTCAACCTCGCCGGATGCTCAATCCCACCAGTTGGCTGCAATCTTGGAAGCACAGCTCGGTCGGCAATTCGGGATCGATCCGAAACGCATCGACATTCGCCTGGACAACACTACCCAAGTCGAATCGTTTCTCAACCAGTTCATGCTATCAGCAGAAACGATCGGACTCTCACCAAAAAACGAACTTCCGATCGGACGAACACGACTGCAGTTGGAATGTATCGCCAAAGGATCAACGCAAACGCGGGTGCCGCATCAAGTTTGGCTTGACGCCACCGTCGGTCTTTCGATGCGCGTCGCCGTTGCATCGACGCCGATCACCCGAGGAGCCGCGATTTCTCCTGGCATGGTGCAAATGGTCGACCGGACCGTGACGACACGCGCCGACTACGTAGATGCCGAAACGGTGACAGGCAAGACGACCAGTCGATACATCGCGCAGGGCACCATTTTGCTCGCCAGTCACCTGATCGCAACCCGCCGCGGACAGGATCAACCGATCGTCAAACGCAATGATTTGATCGATGTGGTCATTCGTGCCGGGACGGGAGAAATTCGCCTTAAAAACGCCCGGGCGATGGAGCCCGGCCGAGCCGGCGAAACCATTGAAGTACTTAACCCGAAATCCGGAAAACGGTTTAACGCCGAAGTGGTCAGCGAAAACGTGGCCACCGTCGCCCCGACCTGGCAAAGGAGACTTGTTCGATGA
- a CDS encoding flagellar basal body L-ring protein FlgH produces MTQYRTTTIWIGITSMLMIFVSADTATAQSLFERRSANQIDQYRDYVARNRGDTLTVTVAESTDVENRDERTMEKEGGSSSAQGFDYAFGGDIGSSTGDAYFGTTASNDRDFSGDAEFRSARAINDRFSVTVVDVLPNGNLVIEGFRSISVQNDIRRLRLTGVVRQYDILPGNMVPSNMVADLRLTLDAEGAEQAFTNQGWLSSRFNRWWPF; encoded by the coding sequence ATGACCCAATACCGCACCACAACGATTTGGATCGGCATCACTTCAATGTTGATGATATTCGTTTCGGCGGACACCGCTACGGCTCAGAGTCTATTTGAACGACGCAGCGCCAACCAAATCGATCAGTACCGCGATTATGTCGCTCGCAACCGCGGCGACACGTTGACGGTTACGGTTGCCGAAAGCACTGACGTCGAAAACCGCGACGAACGGACGATGGAGAAAGAGGGCGGAAGCAGTTCCGCACAAGGTTTCGACTACGCGTTCGGAGGAGACATCGGAAGTAGCACGGGCGATGCGTATTTCGGAACGACCGCCAGCAACGATCGTGACTTTAGCGGTGACGCCGAATTCCGCAGCGCACGTGCGATCAATGACCGCTTTAGTGTCACCGTCGTGGATGTGCTTCCCAACGGCAATCTGGTGATCGAGGGTTTCCGATCGATCAGCGTTCAAAATGATATTCGCCGTCTGCGTCTAACCGGAGTGGTGCGTCAGTATGACATCCTTCCGGGCAACATGGTCCCTTCCAATATGGTCGCCGATTTACGGTTGACACTTGATGCCGAAGGAGCCGAACAAGCCTTCACCAATCAAGGCTGGCTGAGTTCGCGATTCAATCGCTGGTGGCCTTTCTAA
- a CDS encoding flagellin N-terminal helical domain-containing protein, translated as MTTRVTTAGFTRNAIRFSNLHNATLFQAQKEISSGVKFHAASESPLEFRQVRSLKTEYVKLQADKQSIQIATSTLNTSVSHLQDASDLVTYAKTLVQKGIQSLDPDESESLATEIEALLEQAKSISTTKFNGNYLFGGTRSDQPPYEFSSPTFEDGLPISTYIGSSQRSQTHIGESISIDTLYSGKEIFGASGRQSTILVGYSGAKHGGGTDTLIGRSTLQVRHTATSYLGASGVATGVSSPGGDTVIGNLGAHELTIEDTSGTGAFGTVSLNGGDPVSFTSADTDLRVEGPGGQAVYVNTTSISAGFSGQVNLQASGTLSVDNGATTVPISFTGQQVITDSTTGRYTTIDTTNIQYAGDDHLEFPGTSDLFQILSATADDLRNQRDISASEASEALNRRWTELDLAASQIFEAMGQQSTSLSTMQSIEIRVEDLMLSTETSISEVQGTDFPDAVIRMQNSQALLQYTYAVTANISSLGLLEFLR; from the coding sequence ATGACAACTCGCGTCACCACCGCCGGCTTTACCAGAAACGCGATCCGATTTTCCAACTTGCACAACGCAACGCTGTTCCAAGCACAAAAGGAAATCTCTTCGGGCGTGAAATTTCACGCCGCGTCAGAATCGCCTCTCGAGTTTCGTCAGGTCCGCTCCCTAAAAACGGAATATGTGAAGCTACAGGCCGACAAACAATCGATCCAGATCGCGACGTCGACCTTAAACACAAGCGTCTCCCACCTGCAAGATGCGTCCGATTTGGTCACATACGCGAAAACCTTGGTGCAAAAAGGCATCCAGTCACTCGATCCCGATGAAAGTGAATCGTTGGCGACCGAAATCGAAGCGTTATTGGAACAAGCCAAGTCGATTAGCACGACCAAATTCAACGGGAACTATTTGTTCGGTGGCACCCGATCCGATCAACCGCCCTACGAATTTTCATCACCGACGTTTGAAGACGGTCTACCGATCTCGACCTACATCGGTTCAAGTCAGCGCAGCCAAACTCATATCGGTGAATCGATTTCGATCGATACGTTGTACTCGGGAAAAGAAATCTTTGGTGCTTCGGGGCGTCAATCAACCATTCTTGTTGGCTACAGCGGTGCGAAGCACGGCGGCGGTACTGATACACTGATCGGTCGATCAACGCTTCAGGTACGCCACACGGCGACAAGCTATCTTGGGGCTTCCGGCGTCGCGACCGGCGTAAGTTCCCCCGGTGGTGACACCGTGATCGGAAACCTGGGCGCCCACGAATTGACGATCGAAGACACGAGCGGTACCGGTGCGTTCGGAACGGTGTCGCTTAACGGCGGCGATCCGGTTTCATTCACCAGTGCCGATACCGATCTTCGCGTCGAAGGTCCCGGCGGCCAAGCCGTCTATGTGAACACCACCAGCATTTCTGCCGGGTTTTCCGGGCAAGTCAACTTACAAGCTTCGGGAACGCTCAGTGTCGACAATGGCGCGACGACGGTACCGATCAGCTTTACCGGACAACAGGTGATCACCGACTCGACTACCGGTCGTTACACCACCATCGATACGACCAACATCCAATACGCCGGTGATGACCACTTGGAATTCCCAGGGACATCGGACCTCTTTCAAATCCTTAGCGCGACCGCAGACGATCTCAGAAACCAACGCGACATTTCGGCGTCAGAAGCATCCGAGGCATTGAACCGGCGTTGGACCGAACTGGATCTTGCGGCAAGTCAGATTTTTGAAGCGATGGGGCAACAAAGCACATCGCTAAGCACCATGCAGTCGATTGAGATACGTGTCGAAGACTTGATGCTATCGACCGAAACATCGATTTCCGAAGTGCAAGGGACCGACTTTCCCGATGCCGTTATCCGCATGCAAAACTCGCAGGCGCTACTTCAGTACACGTACGCCGTGACCGCCAACATCTCCTCACTTGGTTTACTAGAGTTCCTTCGCTAG
- a CDS encoding rod-binding protein — protein sequence MDAISSSMPMTAPTGMSALGNGVGASAENMEQLGTEFESVFVSMLLKEMRNSLDEGFFGSESSDSFGGLFDMFVGKHLAESDALGVGKMLAGQYESQSGGKPSVGESLSQVS from the coding sequence ATGGATGCGATTTCATCTAGCATGCCGATGACAGCCCCGACCGGAATGTCAGCGCTCGGGAACGGCGTCGGTGCTTCGGCAGAAAACATGGAACAACTTGGGACCGAATTCGAATCGGTGTTTGTATCCATGCTGCTCAAGGAAATGCGTAATTCTCTTGACGAAGGATTTTTCGGTAGCGAATCGAGTGACTCCTTTGGCGGTCTCTTTGACATGTTTGTCGGTAAACATCTCGCAGAATCCGACGCTTTGGGCGTAGGAAAGATGTTAGCCGGACAATACGAAAGCCAATCTGGCGGCAAACCCTCAGTTGGGGAAAGCCTTTCGCAAGTTTCCTAG
- a CDS encoding ZIP family metal transporter encodes MLSEPIVQLILLTAIAGGAIPVGGWIASVESIRPQWLEEELRHTVIAFGGGALISAVALVLVPEGIKTIATWESTIAFASGGLVFWGLQVWLDRSESSSSQLVAMLTDFIPEVIALGAVIATGESGALLLAAIIALQNLPEGFNSYRELLSGGLMRGKILFWFTAAAMLGPLMGAIGYFFFAEQPRVLGWMQVFAASGILYLVFEDIAPQARLKNSSLPPLGAVLGFLLGLIGKMLEG; translated from the coding sequence ATGCTTTCTGAACCCATCGTGCAGTTGATACTACTGACCGCCATCGCCGGAGGTGCGATTCCGGTTGGCGGTTGGATCGCATCGGTGGAATCGATCCGACCTCAATGGTTAGAAGAAGAACTGCGTCACACGGTGATTGCTTTCGGCGGCGGTGCACTCATTTCGGCGGTCGCCTTGGTATTGGTTCCCGAAGGCATCAAGACAATCGCGACTTGGGAATCGACCATCGCATTTGCGTCCGGTGGTCTCGTTTTTTGGGGCCTGCAAGTTTGGCTCGATCGCAGCGAGTCATCCTCATCGCAGCTCGTCGCAATGTTGACGGATTTTATCCCGGAAGTAATCGCGCTCGGGGCCGTCATTGCGACGGGCGAATCAGGGGCCTTGCTCTTGGCGGCGATCATTGCCCTCCAGAATCTCCCCGAAGGATTTAACTCTTACCGCGAACTTCTCAGTGGCGGTTTGATGCGGGGAAAGATCCTTTTCTGGTTTACCGCTGCGGCAATGCTGGGTCCGTTGATGGGAGCGATTGGATACTTTTTCTTTGCCGAACAACCTCGCGTCCTCGGCTGGATGCAAGTGTTTGCGGCCTCAGGCATTCTGTACTTGGTTTTCGAAGACATCGCCCCGCAAGCAAGGTTGAAAAACAGCAGTCTCCCCCCCTTGGGCGCCGTCCTTGGTTTTCTTCTGGGATTGATCGGCAAAATGCTCGAGGGCTGA
- the flgK gene encoding flagellar hook-associated protein FlgK gives MTSFNIGLTALRTAQVALDVVSNNVANANTPGYHRRRVELANLNPNVVAGHRIGNGVEVNYIRRLHDQVTESTLTSVISDVSYVEASLNIENKIESTLLAGDNVIGDTLNQLLSEFTNLSSGPNEATQRQAVLESGQQFAEAIRNTVSQLQDLKKTIRLQVDNEVENVNDELAQLSDLSVQISRFEARDLEHNNELDERDALLNRLAEMVGLVRSERQDGTLSLMIGRHSVQQGVNENSIRVGGSPEQLEIYMDERQTPLTLDNGRIGALLTAYNETIPAFEEKLNELANGLINTMNQVHGTGVGPDGGFQNLIGNIVSDSSTDPLSTVIEHADLQAGEFTIGVTDANGVRQLHTITIDPDVESLDDVAAQISGLSGLSASVSAATNQLQISALPGLSFDFAGGVDTEPDLSSVTGTSVAQLGGTYDGDSNETYTFRVDGSGTIGRGTGLIVNVFDSVGEPVAQLNVGEGYEAGSPIELPNGTTVAFSAGTLNHADEFSSTFVGDPDQVGLTSGLQLNSFFSGVDASTIEVDSKLLDNPTRLAAGKTGDLSDTSNLPAFIAIRDATVMPGDRTFSEYLDEIATEIGFQVQSNTRLNESLTTYKLRLEEERDATSAVDLNEEIVYLQQYQKSYEAAVRIIQTTDNMLNELFSIIR, from the coding sequence ATGACCAGTTTTAATATCGGCTTGACCGCGCTCCGTACCGCTCAAGTGGCCCTCGATGTTGTCTCCAACAACGTGGCCAATGCGAATACTCCCGGATATCACCGCCGCCGCGTCGAACTCGCCAATTTGAATCCCAACGTGGTCGCCGGACATCGCATCGGCAACGGCGTTGAGGTCAATTACATTCGTCGACTTCATGATCAAGTCACCGAATCGACCCTGACCAGCGTGATCTCCGATGTCAGCTACGTTGAAGCTTCGCTGAACATCGAAAATAAAATCGAATCGACGTTGTTAGCCGGTGACAACGTCATCGGCGATACCCTCAATCAGCTTCTATCAGAGTTTACCAATCTTTCGTCCGGCCCCAACGAAGCGACCCAGCGTCAAGCAGTTCTGGAGTCCGGTCAACAATTTGCCGAAGCGATCCGAAACACCGTCTCGCAGCTGCAGGATCTGAAAAAGACAATTCGCTTGCAAGTCGACAACGAAGTCGAGAACGTTAATGACGAGTTAGCTCAATTGAGCGATCTGAGCGTGCAGATCTCGCGATTCGAAGCCCGCGACCTCGAGCACAATAACGAACTCGATGAACGCGACGCGCTACTCAATCGCCTTGCCGAAATGGTCGGCTTGGTTCGTAGTGAACGACAAGACGGCACGCTAAGTTTGATGATCGGGCGGCACTCCGTTCAACAGGGCGTCAACGAAAACTCGATCCGAGTGGGTGGTTCGCCGGAACAGCTCGAAATCTATATGGACGAACGGCAAACCCCGCTGACCCTGGACAACGGACGAATCGGGGCATTGCTGACCGCCTACAACGAAACGATCCCCGCCTTTGAAGAAAAGCTGAATGAGCTTGCCAATGGCTTGATCAACACGATGAACCAAGTGCACGGAACTGGCGTCGGGCCGGACGGTGGTTTTCAGAACTTAATCGGGAACATCGTTTCTGACTCGTCGACAGATCCGCTTTCCACGGTGATCGAACATGCCGATCTCCAAGCCGGCGAATTTACCATCGGCGTGACCGATGCGAATGGCGTTCGCCAGCTTCATACGATCACCATCGATCCGGACGTCGAGAGTCTCGACGACGTCGCGGCGCAAATCTCCGGGTTATCGGGTTTATCGGCTTCGGTCAGCGCGGCGACCAATCAACTTCAAATCTCTGCCTTGCCCGGCTTGTCGTTCGACTTTGCCGGCGGAGTCGATACCGAACCGGACTTGTCGTCCGTTACCGGCACCAGCGTCGCGCAACTTGGCGGCACCTATGATGGCGACAGCAACGAGACCTACACCTTCCGGGTCGACGGATCGGGAACGATCGGGCGTGGTACCGGGTTGATCGTCAATGTGTTTGACTCGGTCGGCGAACCGGTCGCGCAGCTGAATGTCGGAGAGGGCTACGAAGCAGGTTCTCCGATCGAACTGCCCAACGGAACGACAGTTGCATTCAGTGCCGGAACGCTCAATCATGCCGATGAGTTTTCGTCGACCTTCGTCGGCGACCCTGACCAAGTCGGATTGACGTCAGGCTTACAGCTCAATTCATTCTTTTCCGGAGTGGACGCGAGCACCATCGAAGTGGATTCGAAACTTCTCGATAATCCGACACGCTTGGCGGCGGGAAAAACAGGCGACCTCTCAGATACATCCAACCTGCCAGCATTCATCGCCATCCGCGATGCGACTGTGATGCCGGGGGACCGAACGTTTTCGGAATACCTCGATGAGATTGCAACGGAGATCGGATTCCAAGTGCAATCGAACACTCGTCTCAACGAAAGCTTGACCACGTATAAGCTTCGTTTGGAGGAGGAACGTGATGCGACATCGGCGGTCGATCTAAACGAGGAAATCGTTTATCTGCAGCAGTATCAAAAATCATACGAAGCCGCCGTGCGGATCATCCAAACGACGGACAACATGCTCAACGAGCTATTCTCGATCATCAGGTAA
- a CDS encoding flagellar basal body P-ring protein FlgI produces MSKRLNRRSIFGIIAAMLVMSTVGLTTGASAQGLPALPPGGAQQPGIGQAQPAAPLPAAPLQTPAVANPLNPLAGIGAEPNAGLPTLPSVQSRFDPTVRIKDITFMEGDRVNHVSGEGLVLGLSGTGGKSLQTRQMATNFYLRKGMRVSKVDTQNMSAVLVSGKIPAFARKGETILVTVSVADDASSLRGGTLNQTALRGIDDEIYAIAQGPIIGGGISAQGNAASVQVNHPTVGVCEAIVEREIPCTNIVNQGRLRIVLRNKSYSTATEITNVLNRTFPGYARATDSGTVDVYIPPAFRDSVTQFVSIIGNLRVTPDTPARVVINQKTGSVVFGHHVKIAPVLFASENIVIATNETPVVSQPNPLAGGDTTVLPRTGIELFESGGRYNVLPAGMTVGDLATALNTLAVSPTTLINIMTSLRNHGALKAELVIE; encoded by the coding sequence GTGAGCAAACGCCTGAATCGCAGATCGATCTTTGGAATCATCGCAGCCATGCTTGTGATGAGCACGGTTGGATTGACGACCGGCGCTAGCGCCCAAGGCTTGCCTGCCTTGCCGCCTGGGGGCGCGCAGCAGCCGGGGATCGGACAAGCCCAGCCCGCCGCGCCCTTGCCTGCGGCACCGCTACAGACTCCGGCAGTCGCCAATCCGCTCAATCCGCTGGCGGGGATCGGTGCAGAACCGAACGCAGGATTGCCTACGCTTCCGTCCGTTCAGTCACGATTCGATCCGACGGTCAGGATCAAAGACATCACTTTCATGGAAGGCGATCGCGTTAACCACGTCTCCGGTGAAGGGCTGGTGCTGGGACTAAGCGGTACCGGTGGGAAGTCCCTGCAAACGCGTCAAATGGCGACGAACTTCTACCTGCGGAAAGGGATGCGTGTTAGCAAAGTTGACACGCAAAACATGTCGGCGGTCTTGGTTTCGGGAAAGATTCCTGCGTTTGCGCGCAAGGGCGAAACGATCCTCGTCACCGTCTCGGTCGCCGATGATGCGTCCAGTTTGCGTGGAGGAACGCTAAACCAAACGGCACTTCGTGGTATCGATGATGAAATCTACGCGATCGCCCAAGGGCCAATCATTGGAGGCGGGATCAGCGCGCAGGGAAATGCGGCCTCCGTTCAGGTGAACCATCCAACCGTCGGTGTTTGCGAGGCGATTGTCGAACGTGAAATCCCTTGCACCAATATCGTCAACCAAGGTCGACTAAGGATCGTCCTGCGAAACAAGTCGTATTCAACGGCGACCGAAATTACCAATGTGTTGAACCGCACATTTCCCGGATACGCGCGTGCGACCGACAGCGGTACCGTTGACGTTTATATTCCTCCGGCATTTCGTGACTCAGTCACCCAGTTTGTTTCGATCATTGGAAACCTGCGTGTCACCCCCGACACCCCGGCACGTGTCGTCATCAATCAAAAGACCGGTTCGGTTGTCTTTGGTCATCACGTCAAGATTGCACCGGTCTTGTTCGCGAGCGAGAACATCGTGATCGCGACCAACGAGACGCCCGTCGTCTCTCAGCCCAATCCGCTCGCCGGTGGTGACACCACGGTCCTTCCTCGGACGGGAATCGAACTATTTGAAAGTGGCGGACGGTACAACGTCCTGCCTGCCGGGATGACGGTCGGTGATTTGGCGACCGCCCTAAACACACTCGCCGTATCTCCGACGACGTTGATCAACATCATGACTTCGCTACGAAATCATGGTGCGTTGAAAGCCGAACTAGTCATTGAATAA